One genomic region from Sphingobacterium sp. UGAL515B_05 encodes:
- a CDS encoding NAD-dependent epimerase/dehydratase family protein → MILITGGTGFLGSTLIRQLIDQGIDVIAIKRAQSTIPASLLSSSLVQWIDADINNYFELEDALEGVTKVFHCAALVSYQKKDAKALFKVNVEGTTNVVNLCLEKGIRLLHVSSIAALGTNRENLPVSEKDHWEHNSLTSNYSLSKYQAEMEVWRGITEGLSAIIVNPSVILGAAANDKGSGAIFSMINKGLRFYPKGSVGVVDVEDVAAIMIQLMERDDITAERYIINHLNISNKDLLSVASVLMNRPEPKIEVSETLLQIASTVSSMLAVFKKSDATLTKETAAASSAKLQYSNAKIQGLLNHSYRPLEQTLKEIADLYNKQ, encoded by the coding sequence GTGATATTAATAACTGGAGGAACAGGTTTTTTAGGGTCTACACTAATCAGACAGTTGATAGACCAAGGAATTGACGTCATTGCCATAAAAAGAGCTCAATCGACTATTCCGGCCTCGTTGTTATCTTCTTCGTTGGTTCAATGGATCGACGCTGATATCAACAACTATTTTGAACTAGAAGATGCTCTTGAAGGTGTTACTAAAGTATTCCATTGTGCAGCATTGGTTTCCTACCAAAAGAAAGACGCTAAGGCACTCTTTAAAGTGAACGTGGAAGGGACGACAAATGTGGTCAATCTTTGCCTTGAAAAAGGTATTCGCCTGCTCCATGTCAGTTCGATCGCAGCCTTAGGAACAAATAGAGAAAACCTGCCGGTATCCGAGAAAGACCATTGGGAACACAATTCACTAACATCCAATTATTCGCTTTCAAAATATCAGGCAGAGATGGAGGTTTGGCGGGGTATTACCGAAGGCTTAAGTGCAATTATTGTCAACCCCTCGGTAATTTTAGGTGCTGCTGCAAACGATAAAGGCTCTGGCGCTATTTTTTCGATGATCAATAAAGGTCTACGATTTTACCCGAAAGGAAGTGTTGGCGTTGTTGACGTTGAAGATGTTGCTGCGATCATGATTCAATTGATGGAAAGAGATGATATCACGGCTGAGCGCTATATCATCAATCATCTCAATATAAGCAACAAGGATCTGCTGAGCGTAGCAAGTGTATTAATGAATAGGCCTGAACCCAAAATTGAAGTTTCTGAGACCTTACTCCAAATTGCTTCCACAGTTTCAAGTATGCTTGCTGTATTTAAAAAATCAGACGCGACATTAACGAAGGAAACAGCGGCAGCGTCAAGTGCCAAATTACAGTATTCCAACGCTAAAATCCAGGGACTTCTAAACCACAGTTATCGGCCTTTGGAACAAACATTAAAAGAAATTGCAGACTTATATAACAAACAGTAA